In Actinomyces marmotae, the DNA window CCAGCCGGGCGCGCTCCTATCCGACGCCCCTGGGCTCCCCGAGCCGGCCGGTGCCCCCGCGCAGGGGGCCGACGACGCCGGGGCGGCCCAGTGATGCGCCCCTCACCTCTGCTGGACTGGCCGGACGCCATCGCCGAGGACGCCACTGGTCCCGACGCCGCCGTTCCCGCGCATTACGGCAATCCCCTGCGCGAGCAGGCAGCCCTGGTCGACGGGCAGGCCATCACCGCGCTGGCCAGAGACGTCGTGGCGGTGAGCGGCCCGGACCGCCTGTCCTGGCTCACCACGCTGACCAGCCAGGACCTGACCCCCCTGGCCCCGGGCGACGGCGGGGCCGAGGCCCTCATCCTGGACGCCCAGGGGCGGATCCGCCATGCGCTGGCCGTCCTCGACGACGGCGCCACCGCCTGGATCGTCGTCGACGCGGGCGAAGGGCCGGCGCTCGTTGAGCACCTGGAAAGGATGCGCTTCATGCTGCGCGTCGAGGCGTCCCTGCGCGACGACGTCGCCGCCCTGGGCGCGCTGGGCAGCGGCGCCGCCGCCCTTGAGGAGGCGGTCCGCTCCACCCGCCCCGGGGGCGATGAGCCGCCCGCGGAGCCGGAGGCTCCCGCGCCGTCCCTCCCCACGGCGGCGACCTGGCGTGACCCCTGGCCCGGCGTCGTCGACGGCGGGACGAGCTACGACGTCGGCCTCGAATCCTCCCGGCATCCGGGGGAGGGCTATCGCGCGGCCATGGTGCTCGCCCCCGCCGGGTGGGTCGCGGATATCGCCCGGTCCTTCCTGAATGGGGGCCCGGGGCGGAGGCTGGCTGGGGCACAGGCCTGGGAGGCGCTGCGCGTCGAGGCGGGGCGCCCCCGCTGGGCCCGCGAGGCCGATGAACGTGCGATCCCGCACGAACTCGACTGGCTGCGCACCGCCGTCCACCTGGACAAGGGCTGCTACCCGGGCCAGGAGACAGTGGCCCGCACCCTCAACCTCGGGCGCCCCCCACGGCGCCTCGCCCTCCTGCAGCTTGACGGCCTGACGGGTCAGGCGCCCCTCCCCGGCGCCCCCGTGCGCCTGGGGGAGCGCGTGGTGGGCGCCGTGACGAGCGCGGCCCGCCATCACGAGCTCGGGCCGATCGCCCTGGCGCTCCTGCGCCGGGGTGTGCCCCCGGACGCGGCTCTCCTCGTCGATGTCGTGGAGGCCGACGAGGCCGGGGGCGCGGGGGAGGACGACGGCGCGGCGCCCCCGGTGGTCCTTGGCGCGGTGGATGCCGCTCAGGAGCCCCTGGTCAGCCCCGAGGGGCGGGCGCAGGCCAGCCCCGCCGAACGGCCGGGCGCGGGGCTGCGGGCCGCGGGCCGCAGCATCGGGCTCGGCAACGGCGGATCGAGCGGCGGCCTGGCTAGCGGGCCCCGCACGGCCTGAACCGCTTGAACCGCCTGAGCCCTCGCCCCTGGGCGCGGCGGCCTCCTGGCCCGCCTCATTGCCCCGCTAAGGTAGGGGCGTGAGCATGTTGACCGCTACCGCGAATGCCCTCGCCGGGGCCGTCGCCTACCTGCAACTGGCCTTCATCCTGGTCGCCTTGGCGCTGGGCGCGTGGGCCGTGGTGGACTCGCTCACCCACCGGCCCGATCATTACGTCGCCGCGGGCAAGCGCAGCAAGGGCTTCTGGGTCGGCCTCAACGCCGTGGGCATCATCGTCGTCCTGCTCACGGGGGGCCTGTCGGCGCTCGAGCTACTGGGGGCGGTGGTCACCTCGGGCGTGCGTGGCATCGCCGGTCTTCGGCCCCAGTCCCTGGGCCTGCTGGGCCTGCTGGGGATGGTGGCCAACGCGGTCTACCTCGCCGATGCGCGCCCCGCCCTCCAGGTGTACCGCCCGATCCGGGTGCGCTCGCGGATCCGCCGCCCGGGCGGTGGGGGCCTGAAGGGCCGGTGGCGCTGATGCGCGCCGTCCTCCAGCGCGTCACGCGCGCGGCCGTGCGGGTCGACGGCGACGTCGTTGGCGAGATCACGCGCCCAGGACTCATGGCGCTCGTGGGCGCCACTCATGACGACGGCCCTGCGCAGGTGGCCACGATCGCCCGCAAGATCGCGGACCTGCGCCTCCTGGCCGGCGAGCACTCCGTCACCGAGGCCGGCGCGCCCGTGCTCGTCGTCTCCCAGTTCACCCTCTACGGGGACGCGCGCAAGGGGCGGCGCCCCACCTGGAACGCGGCCGCTCCCGGCCCCGTGGCCGAGCCGCTGATCGACGCCGTCGTGGCGGATCTGCGCGAGCGCGGCCTGGAGGTGGCCACGGGCCGATTCGGCGCTGATATGCGCATCGACATGGAGGCTGACGGCCCGGTGACGATCCTGGTGGAGGCCTGAGTGAGCGGTGGCCCGGCGCGGCTCCTCACAGAGTTAGTGCCCGGCTCGGTCAGCGTCGCCGAGACCCGCGAGGAGCTCGATGAGGCCCTCCACGGCGAGGAGGCCGCCCTCGCCGAGCGCATGTCCGACCGGCGGTGCCGGGAGTTCACCACCGTCCGGGGCTGCGCCCGCCGCGCCCTGCGCGGCCTGGGCCACCGGCGTCCGCCCATGGTGCCCGGTGGCGCGGGCGAGCCGGCCTGGCCCGCGGGCGTCGTCGGCTCCATGACCCACTGCGAGCGTTACCGCGCCGCCGCGGTGGCGCGCCAGGAGGACGTGGACTGCCTGGGCATCGATGCGGAGCCCAACGCGCCGCTCCCGGCGGGCGTGCTGGCGCGGGTGGCGACGACGCCGGAGGAGATCGGCGTCCTTGGCCGCCTCGCCGCGGAGCGGCCCGATGTCGCCGTCGACAGGCTCCTGTTCAGCGTCAAGGAGAGCCTGTACAAGGCCTGGTACCCGCGGGAGGCGCGATGGCTGGGCTTCGGCGATGCCCTGGTGCGCCTCGCCGATGGCGAGTTCACCGCGGATCTGACCGATCCCCGGCCCGGTGGGCGGACGAGGCGCCTTCACGGCAGGTGGATCCTCGCCGAGGGCACCATCGCCACGGCTGTCGTCGTGCCCGTGGGCCGGTGGGCGTGACCGGCGCGCGCCAGTTCTCCAGGGGTATGACCCCAGTTCTCGCGGGTTGCGTGACGCGGCGGCGCTGAGGACACTGTGCGTGTGACCCGTCGCACGCGCCCGCACCTGGCTCGCCTCCTCGCGGCCGTAGCCGCCGCAGGCGCCGCAGGCGCCGCAGGCGCGGTTGCCGTCG includes these proteins:
- a CDS encoding YgfZ/GcvT domain-containing protein; the encoded protein is MRPSPLLDWPDAIAEDATGPDAAVPAHYGNPLREQAALVDGQAITALARDVVAVSGPDRLSWLTTLTSQDLTPLAPGDGGAEALILDAQGRIRHALAVLDDGATAWIVVDAGEGPALVEHLERMRFMLRVEASLRDDVAALGALGSGAAALEEAVRSTRPGGDEPPAEPEAPAPSLPTAATWRDPWPGVVDGGTSYDVGLESSRHPGEGYRAAMVLAPAGWVADIARSFLNGGPGRRLAGAQAWEALRVEAGRPRWAREADERAIPHELDWLRTAVHLDKGCYPGQETVARTLNLGRPPRRLALLQLDGLTGQAPLPGAPVRLGERVVGAVTSAARHHELGPIALALLRRGVPPDAALLVDVVEADEAGGAGEDDGAAPPVVLGAVDAAQEPLVSPEGRAQASPAERPGAGLRAAGRSIGLGNGGSSGGLASGPRTA
- a CDS encoding DUF2516 family protein — encoded protein: MLTATANALAGAVAYLQLAFILVALALGAWAVVDSLTHRPDHYVAAGKRSKGFWVGLNAVGIIVVLLTGGLSALELLGAVVTSGVRGIAGLRPQSLGLLGLLGMVANAVYLADARPALQVYRPIRVRSRIRRPGGGGLKGRWR
- the dtd gene encoding D-aminoacyl-tRNA deacylase — protein: MRAVLQRVTRAAVRVDGDVVGEITRPGLMALVGATHDDGPAQVATIARKIADLRLLAGEHSVTEAGAPVLVVSQFTLYGDARKGRRPTWNAAAPGPVAEPLIDAVVADLRERGLEVATGRFGADMRIDMEADGPVTILVEA
- a CDS encoding 4'-phosphopantetheinyl transferase family protein, with product MSGGPARLLTELVPGSVSVAETREELDEALHGEEAALAERMSDRRCREFTTVRGCARRALRGLGHRRPPMVPGGAGEPAWPAGVVGSMTHCERYRAAAVARQEDVDCLGIDAEPNAPLPAGVLARVATTPEEIGVLGRLAAERPDVAVDRLLFSVKESLYKAWYPREARWLGFGDALVRLADGEFTADLTDPRPGGRTRRLHGRWILAEGTIATAVVVPVGRWA